In Ovis canadensis isolate MfBH-ARS-UI-01 breed Bighorn chromosome 3, ARS-UI_OviCan_v2, whole genome shotgun sequence, one DNA window encodes the following:
- the LOC138437166 gene encoding myelin and lymphocyte protein-like isoform X3 has product MATGTASGGHRLPRGSAVFTTFPDLLFIFEFVSGGLVWILILLTQVPVPLVQGWVLFVSVSCFVVTTLLLFLYTVGAHKNWNFWITLDTAYHCLAALFYFSASALETLVTIGLQDDIYRHYSENISAV; this is encoded by the exons ATGGCCACCGGAACGGCTTCGGGCGGCCACAGGCTGCCCAGGGGTTCCGCGGTCTTCACCACCTTCCCCGACCTGCTCTTTATCTTCGAGTTT gTCTCTGGGGGGCTGGTGTGGATCCTCATTCTCTTGACCCAGGTGCCTGTCCCCCTGGTCCAGGGCTGGGTCCTGTTCGTGTCTGTGTCCTGCTTTGTAGTCACCACGCTCCTGCTTTTCCTCTACACTGTTGGTGCCCATAAGaactggaatttctggatcaccCTG GACACAGCCTACCATTGCCTCGCCGCCCTGTTTTACTTCAGCGCCTCTGCCCTGGAAACTCTGGTCACTATCGGCCTGCAAGACGACATATACAGACATTACAGTGAAAACATCTCCGCTGTG